Below is a window of Shewanella khirikhana DNA.
TGGCGTACTGGTTCAGGGTGCTTACACTGGTTACTACGTGATCAAGGCTGACGCTGTGGTGGTTGCTACCGGTGGTTTCGCCAAGAACAACGACCGCGTTGCCAAGTACGATGCCAAACTCAAAGGCTTCAAGGCCACCAACCATCCGGGTGCGACCGGTGACGGTCTGGACGTGGCAACCCACGCCGGTGCTGACACTGTGGATCTGGAATACGTGCAGGCTCACCCAACCTACAGCCCTGTGGGCGGTGTGATGGTGACCGAAGCTGTGCGTGGTAACGGTGCCATTCTGGTGAACCGTGAAGGTAAGCGTTTCGTCAACGAAATCACCACCCGCGACAAAGCCTCTGCCGCCATTCTGGCTCAGAAAGGTGAAAGTGCGTATTTGGTGTTCGATGATTCAGTGCGTAAGAGCCTGAGCAAAATCGAAGGCTACATCCACCTGAAGATTGTTAACGAAGGCAAAACCGTGAAAGAGCTGGCCGATAAACTGGCTATGCCAGCTGCCGAGCTGGAAAAATCCATTGCCAGTTACAATGGCTTTGTGAAATCCGGTAAGGATGAGCAGTTCGAGCGCGCCAACCTGCCGCGTGAACTGGCCACTGCGCCTTTCTATGCAATCGAAGTGGCGCCTGCGGTGCACCACACCATGGGCGGCGTGAAAATCGATACCAAGGCTGAAGTAGTCGGCAAAGACGGCAAGCTTATCGGCGGTATGTATGCAGCCGGTGAAGTGACCGGTGGCGTACACGGCGCCAACCGTCTGGGTGGTAACGCCATCTCCGATATCGTGACCTTCGGTCGTATCGCCGGTGCCCAGGCGGCCCAATACGCCAAAGATCACTAATCTCCCTTAGCACGGAGGGGCATTCGATTGCCCAACGTCAGGCGGCCCCTCGGGGCCGCTTTTTTATGGCCCTTGCGCAGCAAAGGTGATCCGCTTCACCTTTCTGGCGACGACAGCCATGCAGAATTGGCTTACACTGCGGCCATTCACGCAATTCTCAGGACTTTCCCATGAAAATCGGATTCTTCAGCGCCAAACACTACGATATGCAGCACTTTGACCGGACCAATGTGGGCTTCGGTGCCCACATCGAATACTTCGATTCGCGGCTGTGCATGCAAACGGTGAAACTGGCCTATGGCTTTGAGGTGATCTGCGCCTTCGTTAACGACGAGCTGTCGGCCGAGGTGCTGAATGAGCTGCATGCCAATGGCACCCGGGTCATTGCCATGCGCTGCGCCGGTTTTAACAATGTCGACCTCGATGAAGCCAAACGCCTGGGAATGACAGTGGTGAACGTACCTGCTTACTCGCCTGAGTCTGTTGCCGAGCACACGGTTGCGCTGATGCTAACCCTTAACCGTAAGATCCATAAGGCCTATCAGCGTACCCGCGACGCCAACTTTTCCCTCGAAGGACTGGTTGGCTTTAACATGCATGGCAAAACCGTGGGGGTGGTTGGTACCGGCAAGATTGGTCTGGCGACCATCCGCATCCTGCTGGGCTTTGGCTGTAAGGTGCTTGCGTTTGACCCATACCCCAACCCGGCGGTTGAAGCGCTGGGCGTGCCATATCTGAGTCTCGATGAGCTCTTCCCCCTGTGTGATGTGGTCAGCCTGCATTGCCCGCTCACCAAAGAGAACCACCACCTGCTGCGCGCCGATACCTTCGCTAAAATGAAGCCCGGCGCCATGGTCATCAATACCAGCCGTGGTGGGCTGCTCAATGCCATAGATGCCATGGAAGCGCTCAAAACCGGTCAAATCGGCGCTTTGGGTCTGGATGTGTATGAAAACGAAAAGGAACTCTTCTTCGAAGATAAGTCCAACGAAGTGATCCAGGACGATGTGTTCCGCCGCTTGTCGGCTTGCCACAACGTGGTTTTCTCGGGCCACCAGGCGTTTTTAACTGAAGAAGCCCTGGGCGCCATCGCCCATACTACCTTAACCAATGTGCAGGCGGCACTCAGTGGCGAGCGCAGCGGAAACGAACTTTTCTGACATTCTGCGCTGACACAAGACCTTGGGCTTGCTAGATTGTTGGCAATCTCAAGCCCTGGAGGTCTTATGCGCGTCCTTAGCGAACTTTACACCCTCACCACGGCAACGGGTCCAATGCAGACCCGTGTCTATCGTCCTGTGGCCGAAGGCAGTTTTCCTGCCATCATCTTTTACTCTGAAATCTTTCAGGAAACCGCTCCCATCAGCCGCATGGCCACGGTGCTTGCCGGTCATGGCTTTGCGGTGCTGGTCCCCGAGATTTTCCACGAGCTTAATCCGGCCGGAACCGTGCTTGGTTACGATGATGTCGGCAAGGACAAGGGCAACAGCGACAAAGCCACCAAGCCGCTGGAAAGTCATGACAGCGACACAGTCGCCATGGTCGACTTTGCCCGCAGCCAGCCCTGGTGCCGCGGCAAAGTGGGCGCCATGGGAGTGTGTATCGGTGGCCATCTGGCTTACCGTGCTGCGGTAAATCCGGACGTGGCAGCAGCTTTTTGTTTGTATGCCACAGACATTCACTCAGGCACCATTCCCAGCCAGGCGGGCAATGATTCGCTGTCGCGCACCAGAGACATCCGCGGTGAGCTTTATATGGTGTTTGGCAAGCAAGACCCCCATGTGCCCGCCGAAGGCCGGCGCCGCATTCAGCAAAATCTCGAGGACTGTCAGAGCCGTTATACCTGGCTTGAGGTCAATGGAGAGCACGCCTTTATGCGCGATGGCGATGCCCGCCACGACCCGGCATTGGCGCTGGAGATGTACCAAAAGGCGATAGCGCTGTTTAAAAATACCCTTTGAGTCTTTCCTGATGAAAAACGCGGCCGGTGGCCGCGTTTTTTGTTTGAGCAGAATGCCTTGTCGTGGTTTCAGGAGGCGCTTGGCGGTACTGATGGCGGTACAGGTGTACCCGAAGAAGCTGTGTTGCTGGCTGCATTTGCGGTTGTAGCGGCAGGCGCACTCTCGGTCTTTTTTTCATCCACCTGAGGCAGCACCTGGGGTTTGGGTTCGTAAGCTTCTGGATTTAAAAGCTTAATTACCGACTTTTGCAAGATCTGACTGTTGGGGTAGGTGATAAGGTTGCCATCGTCCCTTTTTATCAGCACATGGAACAGGGCGATTTCTTCGATAATGCCGCGGATGTCCTCATCCTTGTCCACCACCTTGATGCGATCGCCAATCCGGTACGGAAATACGAAGAAAATCAGCACACCGGCGGTAAGGTTACTGAGAATCGACCACTGGGCAACCAGCGCCACCCCCAGCACCGCAAAGGCGGATGACACAAACAGCGCCACATCGTGATAGCCCAGCCCCAAAGACACCGCCATCAGCGACAGGGTGATAAAAAACAGCACCGATGTCAGAAAACGGGTCACCATGCTGGTGCGGGCCGCGCTGACCTGCTTTTTGTCCGCCAGTCGCTGCACCATATACTTGAGGTTTCGTTGGATAAAATAGAAAGCAGCCAAATAAAAACAGGCAAGAAGGATTTGATTTGTCATAAAATGGAGGCCCCGAAAACCCTTGGCATAAAGCGCAGATTTTACTGAGTGCTGCGGCCGATAGAGAAGTGCTTTTTTGCCCGGAACCGCGATAAATTGTCCGACTATAAGCTGATTTACCAAAGCCAGGATGCCCACGGGCCAGTGCTGGTACTCGAAGGCGATGGCCTGCGGGTGCTGTCGTTTGGCGATAACGATGAGCAGAGTAAGCTCGACATCCGTACCCCTCATATCCCCAAACACTCCTACGTGCAGGTGATGCTCGAATCCCTGATGTATAAGTCGCCCCGCAGCGCTTTGGTGCTTGGCCTTGGGGGCGGTGCTCTGGTGCATGCATTACGCCATGCCGATGGGGCGATGAAGATCAGTGCGGTGGAGCTGAGGCACGAAGTCATCGACGTGGCCAAGCGCTACTTTTTCCTGCCGGTAGGTAAAAAACTGCAGCTGTTTGAAGGGGATGCGAAGGTTTTTCTCGAGTCAGCCGAGCACAAACGGGTCGATATTGTGTATGCCGATATCTATGGCGCTGATGGGGTGGACGAGCAGCAGATGAGCCCGGCTTTTATTGCCGGCGCGCTGCGATTGCTCAAGGCCGATGGCATGTTGGTGCTCAATTGCTGGAAAGAGCACAGAGACAATTTGGCGCTGCAAACGCTGCTGAAACAGGAGTTTGCTGAGGTGTATGCCAGCTTGTCGAGTGGTGGCAACTGGGTAATATTTGCGTCAAGAATCCCGGGCGTGCTGCGTGAAGAAGGCCTTAAACAGGCCCGGGCCGAGCTGTCCAATCGTCTTGGTTTCACCGTTGGACGCGCTTCCATGAGCTTTGGTCCCTGGGGCGGCTAATCCTTAGGGGCAGATGTTAAAGGTTACGCCCAGGTAGAAAATTGTAAGCCGGTGTTAAGGGCGGCACTTCGCGGGTTAACCTCAAAATACACCTTTGTTATGCTTGCGCGTCCCATAATAACAAGGTGTGAACCCCATGCTTAAAACCTCCAAATCCACACTTGCTGTGCTGTTTGCTTCTTTGTTGTCCATGCCTGCTCTGGCCGACAAAGTGAGCTTTTCCAATGAATTGAATACTCAGGGCGAGACCCTGGTGCTGTTCAAAGTACAAAATACCGACTTCCCCGGCGCCCGGGTGCTGAATGACGGCAGCCTGACTCACCTCGAGCGGGCTATGCAGGTTAATCAGTTCGATGGCGAAGAGGGAAAAATGCTGGAAGTGCTGGCGCCTGCCGGCAGTCAGCTGAACCGGATCCTGGTGATGGGGCTGGGTGATGGCAAGCTGACCGACGGCGAACTCAATAATCTGGGCGGTAAGCTCGCAGATAAGCTGGCAGCCCATAAAGACACCCGCATCACCCTGATTGCCGAGGGAACGCCCAATGCCGCCAATCTGGCTGCGGAAGTGGCCCATGGCGTCAAATTGAAGGGTTATGAGTTCGGCCGTTATGTCACTAAAGAAGCGAGCGAGCGCAAGCTGCGCTTTGCTCTGACCGAGGCCAAAGCTGCCAGTGCTGAGTATGCCCGCCTGTCGGCAGTTGAAGCCGGTGTCGCATTAGCCCGGGATCTGGTGAACACCCCTGCCGGGGATATGACGCCGGAAGACTTTGCCATTGAGGCTAAAAAGCTCAAGTCCCTGGGTGTAAAAGTAACAGTGATCGAGCCCAAGGGCATCCAGAAGCTGGGCATGGGGGCCCTGATGGGTGTGGGTAAGGGCAGCCTGCGCGGCCCTCGCTTGGTGGTGGCGCACTGGGAAGGTGCCGAAGGCGCACCTGTGGCCATGGTGGGTAAAGGCATCACCTTCGATTCGGGTGGCTATAACATCAAGGCGTCCGGCGGCTCTATTTCGCACATGAAATCCGATATGGCCGGTGCCGCTGCCATTCTGGGTACAGTGAAAGCCATGGCGATGCAAAAGGCCAAGGTCAATCTGGTGGCGGTGCTGCCACTGGCAGAGAACATGGTGTCCGGCGATGCGCTGCGCCCCGGTGACGTGGTGCAAACCGCCCAGGGCCTGAGCGTGGAAGTGATGAACACCGATGCTGAGGGCCGTCTCATTCTGGCCGATGGCATGTGGTATGCCCGTACCCAGTATCAGCCCAAGCTGATGATAGATGTGGCTACCCTCACGGGCTCCAAGGTGCGTGCCCTGGGCCGTGAATATGCGGGTCTGTTCAGTGATGATGAAAGCCTGATTGCAGGTCTGACGGCTTCCGGTGCCGCCGTGGGTGAGAAGCTGTGGCGTCTGCCGCTGGATAAAGCCTATGGTGATGAGCTCAAATCCAGCATTGCCGATCTGAAAAACACCGGCGCCGAAGGCAGTGCGGGCGCATCCTCTGCCGCTATGTTCCTGCAGCGTTTTGCCGGGGAGCAGCCCTGGGCCCACATCGACATCGCAGGTAACGCTTTGTCCTCTGCAGAAAAACCGCTGAGCCCGGCCGGTGCCACCGGCTTTGGCGTGCGCTTGCTGAGCCACTGGTTGACCGGGCAAGCCGGTAACTGAAACCGCAATCGCTAATCATTAAAAAGGGAAAACCAGGGTTTTCCCTTTTTTTCGATTGGTTCAAATAAAAAATCGATTAAGGTGATAGCTTTTATCCGTTATCAATGATTGAAGTCCTTGGCTAATATGCTCTCCATCGACGGGGCGCCAGCCAGTTGCCCTGACAAATTCACTGAACCAAGCGTTTGTTTATAAAGGAGCAAAACATGACTCAATCAATCATCAACAGCACCATCAAGCCATTCAAAGCCACAGCTTTCCACAAGGGCGAATTCGTGCCTGTGACCGAGCAGGATCTGCTGGGCAAGTGGTCTGTGGTGTTCTTCTACCCAGCCGACTTCACCTTCGTATGTCCAACTGAACTGGGCGACATGGCTGACCACTACGCCAAGCTGCAGTCCATGGGCGTTGAAGTGTACTCAGTGTCTACCGACACCCACTTCACCCACAAGGCATGGCACGACACTTCTGACACCATCAACAAGATTGAATTCCCGATGGTGGCCGACCCAACCGGCATCATCAGCCGCAACTTCGGCGTGATGATTGAAGAAGAAGGCCTGGCCCTGCGTGGTACCTTCGTCATCAACCCAGAAGGTCAGGTAAAAGTAGCTGAAATCCACGACCTGGGTATTGGTCGCAGCGCCAGCGAGCTGGTTCGTAAAATCCAGGCTGCTCAGTACGTTGCTACCCACGACGGCGAAGTATGCCCAGCCAAATGGCAGCCAGGCGATGAAACTCTGGCTCCTTCACTGGACCTGGTTGGCAAAATCTAAGCCCTAAACCGCGTCAACCCTTGCTCCGGGCCGCCCCCTGATTTGGCCCGGAGCTTTTCTCCCCAAATTTCTTTGCTTGCATCTGGAGCCACTATGTTAAATGCGGATTTGAAACAGCAGCTTAAGACTTATCTGCAAAATTTACGGCAGCACGTCAGACTCGTGGTGTCTGCCGATGACAGCAAAAAGTCACAGGAAATGCTCGACCTGGCCAACGACATCGCCTCCTTGTCTCCGTTGGTTTCAGTGACCAAGGCCAGGCTCGAGCGCTCCCCTGCCATGCAGGTGACCAATGACCAGGGCACTGACATTCGTTTTGCCGGTCTGCCCATGGGCCATGAATTTACCTCGCTGGTGCTGGCGCTGCTGCACACAGGCGGTCATCCACTGAAACTGGATGCCGAGGTAATTGAGCAGATAAAAGCCCTGCCGACCGAGCTTAAGTTCGAGACTTTTGTGTCTTTGACCTGCCAAAACTGCCCCGATGTGGTGCAGGCGCTGAACATGATGGCCGCCCTTAACCCCAAGGTCAGCAACACCATGGTGGATGGCGCCCTGTTCCAGGACGAAGTGGAATCACGGCAGATCATGGCGGTGCCATCGGTTTACCTCAATGGTGAACTCTTTGCCCAGGGCCGTATCAGCCTGAAAGAAATTCTGGCCAAGGTCGATACCCAGGCCAGTGCCCGCGAAGCCGAGGCGCTGACGCAAAAAGCGCCTTTCGAGGTGTTGATTGTGGGCGCAGGCCCTGCCGGTGCCTCAGCCGCTATCTACTCGGCCCGCAAAGGTCTGAGCACAGGTTTGGTTGCCGATCGCTTTGGTGGTCAGGTTACCGAAACCGTCGGTATCGAGAACTTTATTTCGGTGAAAGCGACCGAAGGCCCCAAGCTGGTGGCAAGCCTTGAAGCCCACGTTCGTGACTACGAAGTGGATATCATGGAAAGCCAGAAAGCGGTGCGTCTGAGTCAGTCTGCCGATGGCAATGGCCTGTATCAGGTTGAGCTGGCAAGCGGCGCGACGCTGGAAGGTAAAACCGTACTGCTGGCAACCGGTGCCCGCTGGCGCGAAATGAACGTGCCCGGCGAGAAAGAATACCGTGGCCGCGGCGTGGCTTACTGCCCGCACTGCGATGGCCCACTGTTCAAGGGCAAGCGCGTAGCTGTGATTGGTGGTGGTAACTCAGGTATTGAAGCCGCCATCGATTTGGCCAATATTGTGGAACACGTGACTGTGCTTGAGTTTGACAGCAAGCTGCGCGCCGACGAAGTGCTGGTTCGCAAGGCGCGTTCCATGGGCAATATCGACATCATCACCGAGGCGCAAACCACTGAAGTGAGCGGCGATGGCAACAAGGTGATCGGCTTGGTGTATACCGACCGTCGCAGCGGCGACAGCCACAGTGTGGAACTGGCCGGGATCTTCGTGCAAATCGGTCTGGTGCCGAACACCGAGTGGCTCAAGGGCACTCTGGAGCTGACTCCCCGCGGTGAAATTATCGTGGATGAGCGCGGCCAGACTTCCTTGCCAGGTGTGTTTGCCGCCGGGGATGTCACCAACTCAGCCTACAAGCAAATCATCATTGCCATGGGCAGTGGTGCAACGGCGAGTCTTGGTGCCTTTGATTACCTCATCCGTCACGGTGAGCAGGCTTCAACCCAGGCCGCCTGATTTAACCGCTTATTGATGCGCAGTGAAAAAGCCGGCCAGTGCCGGCTTTTTCATTCCCCGGTCGCACAGGCGAGGTCGGCCGTTCGTGCTATATTGTGTTTTATCGAGTTGAAAATGCAGGAACTTCAGGTGGATAAAGACGCCCGCTCCTTTGACGAAGCCCTCAGGGAAGAAACCCAGCAATATCTGCTGCGCGGCATGCTCTGGCTAAGCTCGGCCAGCCTGGTGTTGCTGTTGGTGACCTTGCTGAGCGTGTTGTTGTCACCCCATATGGGGGTGGAGTTCCTGGCAGCGCTGAAGGTTATTCTGCCATTTGGCGGCCTGTGTTTGCTGTTTATTTTGCTCTATTGGACTCGCTTTCAACACAGTGGCGGCAAAGAGTGGGCCTATGGTCACCTGGTGGCACTGGTGTGCGGCTGGCTGATTGTGATGGCGCTGTTTTCCAACGCCGGCACTGCGATGCTGACGGCGGTGGAAACCCTGTGCGATATCCTGACGCTGCTGATGGCAATAGCGCTGTTCCCCAGTCTGACATTAATGCTGGCCGCGGTGTTGCCGCTGCTGCTGTTTGCCGCGTTTTACCGTTATCAATTGGTGCCGGAAAGCTGGCTGTTCAACCTGGTGCGCACCTTAAGTTTAACCGTGCTGCTGCTCAGCGGTCGTCAGGTTATCTACAGCTGGTTTCGAAAAGCCGTGCGCCGCGATGTGGAAAAACATCGGCTACTCAAACACTTTCGCCGGATGGCGCTGGTGGATGGGCTCACAGGGCTCAGTAACAGGCGCC
It encodes the following:
- a CDS encoding 2-hydroxyacid dehydrogenase; its protein translation is MKIGFFSAKHYDMQHFDRTNVGFGAHIEYFDSRLCMQTVKLAYGFEVICAFVNDELSAEVLNELHANGTRVIAMRCAGFNNVDLDEAKRLGMTVVNVPAYSPESVAEHTVALMLTLNRKIHKAYQRTRDANFSLEGLVGFNMHGKTVGVVGTGKIGLATIRILLGFGCKVLAFDPYPNPAVEALGVPYLSLDELFPLCDVVSLHCPLTKENHHLLRADTFAKMKPGAMVINTSRGGLLNAIDAMEALKTGQIGALGLDVYENEKELFFEDKSNEVIQDDVFRRLSACHNVVFSGHQAFLTEEALGAIAHTTLTNVQAALSGERSGNELF
- a CDS encoding dienelactone hydrolase family protein, producing MRVLSELYTLTTATGPMQTRVYRPVAEGSFPAIIFYSEIFQETAPISRMATVLAGHGFAVLVPEIFHELNPAGTVLGYDDVGKDKGNSDKATKPLESHDSDTVAMVDFARSQPWCRGKVGAMGVCIGGHLAYRAAVNPDVAAAFCLYATDIHSGTIPSQAGNDSLSRTRDIRGELYMVFGKQDPHVPAEGRRRIQQNLEDCQSRYTWLEVNGEHAFMRDGDARHDPALALEMYQKAIALFKNTL
- a CDS encoding mechanosensitive ion channel family protein, whose product is MTNQILLACFYLAAFYFIQRNLKYMVQRLADKKQVSAARTSMVTRFLTSVLFFITLSLMAVSLGLGYHDVALFVSSAFAVLGVALVAQWSILSNLTAGVLIFFVFPYRIGDRIKVVDKDEDIRGIIEEIALFHVLIKRDDGNLITYPNSQILQKSVIKLLNPEAYEPKPQVLPQVDEKKTESAPAATTANAASNTASSGTPVPPSVPPSAS
- a CDS encoding spermidine synthase produces the protein MSDYKLIYQSQDAHGPVLVLEGDGLRVLSFGDNDEQSKLDIRTPHIPKHSYVQVMLESLMYKSPRSALVLGLGGGALVHALRHADGAMKISAVELRHEVIDVAKRYFFLPVGKKLQLFEGDAKVFLESAEHKRVDIVYADIYGADGVDEQQMSPAFIAGALRLLKADGMLVLNCWKEHRDNLALQTLLKQEFAEVYASLSSGGNWVIFASRIPGVLREEGLKQARAELSNRLGFTVGRASMSFGPWGG
- a CDS encoding leucyl aminopeptidase, coding for MLKTSKSTLAVLFASLLSMPALADKVSFSNELNTQGETLVLFKVQNTDFPGARVLNDGSLTHLERAMQVNQFDGEEGKMLEVLAPAGSQLNRILVMGLGDGKLTDGELNNLGGKLADKLAAHKDTRITLIAEGTPNAANLAAEVAHGVKLKGYEFGRYVTKEASERKLRFALTEAKAASAEYARLSAVEAGVALARDLVNTPAGDMTPEDFAIEAKKLKSLGVKVTVIEPKGIQKLGMGALMGVGKGSLRGPRLVVAHWEGAEGAPVAMVGKGITFDSGGYNIKASGGSISHMKSDMAGAAAILGTVKAMAMQKAKVNLVAVLPLAENMVSGDALRPGDVVQTAQGLSVEVMNTDAEGRLILADGMWYARTQYQPKLMIDVATLTGSKVRALGREYAGLFSDDESLIAGLTASGAAVGEKLWRLPLDKAYGDELKSSIADLKNTGAEGSAGASSAAMFLQRFAGEQPWAHIDIAGNALSSAEKPLSPAGATGFGVRLLSHWLTGQAGN
- the ahpC gene encoding alkyl hydroperoxide reductase subunit C, with translation MTQSIINSTIKPFKATAFHKGEFVPVTEQDLLGKWSVVFFYPADFTFVCPTELGDMADHYAKLQSMGVEVYSVSTDTHFTHKAWHDTSDTINKIEFPMVADPTGIISRNFGVMIEEEGLALRGTFVINPEGQVKVAEIHDLGIGRSASELVRKIQAAQYVATHDGEVCPAKWQPGDETLAPSLDLVGKI
- the ahpF gene encoding alkyl hydroperoxide reductase subunit F, whose protein sequence is MLNADLKQQLKTYLQNLRQHVRLVVSADDSKKSQEMLDLANDIASLSPLVSVTKARLERSPAMQVTNDQGTDIRFAGLPMGHEFTSLVLALLHTGGHPLKLDAEVIEQIKALPTELKFETFVSLTCQNCPDVVQALNMMAALNPKVSNTMVDGALFQDEVESRQIMAVPSVYLNGELFAQGRISLKEILAKVDTQASAREAEALTQKAPFEVLIVGAGPAGASAAIYSARKGLSTGLVADRFGGQVTETVGIENFISVKATEGPKLVASLEAHVRDYEVDIMESQKAVRLSQSADGNGLYQVELASGATLEGKTVLLATGARWREMNVPGEKEYRGRGVAYCPHCDGPLFKGKRVAVIGGGNSGIEAAIDLANIVEHVTVLEFDSKLRADEVLVRKARSMGNIDIITEAQTTEVSGDGNKVIGLVYTDRRSGDSHSVELAGIFVQIGLVPNTEWLKGTLELTPRGEIIVDERGQTSLPGVFAAGDVTNSAYKQIIIAMGSGATASLGAFDYLIRHGEQASTQAA
- a CDS encoding GGDEF domain-containing protein — encoded protein: MQELQVDKDARSFDEALREETQQYLLRGMLWLSSASLVLLLVTLLSVLLSPHMGVEFLAALKVILPFGGLCLLFILLYWTRFQHSGGKEWAYGHLVALVCGWLIVMALFSNAGTAMLTAVETLCDILTLLMAIALFPSLTLMLAAVLPLLLFAAFYRYQLVPESWLFNLVRTLSLTVLLLSGRQVIYSWFRKAVRRDVEKHRLLKHFRRMALVDGLTGLSNRRHFDEILEQEIRAATRTGHSLCLILMDIDFFKRLNDALGHQAGDECLKKMGKLLSGAASRPRDLAVRYGGEEFAMLLPETNLAGAEDIANKVARLLVEANIAHPASDVSQSVSVSQGLVKWQAGMDSEKLLAAADEALYEAKEMGRNQYRVASISAE